A window of the Arachis duranensis cultivar V14167 chromosome 5, aradu.V14167.gnm2.J7QH, whole genome shotgun sequence genome harbors these coding sequences:
- the LOC107488761 gene encoding cyclin-dependent protein kinase inhibitor SMR6-like produces MGFSEKPPQITEGGGGVDSDNNNRKWVIAGTSLRAPLKPIYTVIPVDQKAKQQEEQQEEEFSTSTTPTGKEARVPTTLKCPPAPRKPKSSLKCNYHGAGGGAREFFTPPDLETVFIRHVVERAN; encoded by the coding sequence atGGGATTCTCTGAGAAGCCACCACAAATAAcagaaggaggaggaggggtAGACTCAGATAACAATAACAGAAAATGGGTCATCGCCGGAACGTCTTTGAGAGCGCCATTGAAGCCAATTTACACCGTGATTCCGGTGGATCAGAAAGCtaaacaacaagaagaacaacaagaagaagagttttCAACTTCAACAACTCCAACGGGAAAAGAAGCAAGGGTTCCAACAACTTTGAAGTGTCCACCGGCTCCGAGGAAGCCAAAATCTTCTCTCAAGTGCAACTACCACGGCGCCGGCGGTGGAGCTAGGGAGTTCTTCACTCCGCCGGACTTAGAAACTGTCTTCATTCGCCATGTTGTTGAAAGGGCTAATTGA